The Gouania willdenowi chromosome 7, fGouWil2.1, whole genome shotgun sequence genome includes a window with the following:
- the LOC114466800 gene encoding transcription factor-like 5 protein, whose product MSGHDHHPGLMEMTDGHGFEVWAKIETHSGFPEGPDTRSPSFRELDQNAIEEKLVSPYTAPSHPIDLTTASDHHYVESFGQKTPLSHGDVPGYVLARMRDEECPPALHPPPQLMEKHTASAVKVCLERRFNAMAPEPVKLLDLHSAVINKFLSKLQESENALKHFPHPEMQKIVTLDTVNVLEASNSCGEDAFNPIQGICGQAHSYMVGPNKHHQGSFYPNSLAFNLYQERPHPQIHNSSNTGGEYAVTSASIRRDSSTTHLSKLISSTKASKVSAGGSRKEGGRRKPMSDAQRKERHNITERERRRKIRLYHDHLNTLVPFCNADTDKVTTLQWTTAYLEYIKQKYGDVFKEEFTAFASKTTVCPAATYPASKKPNKEVVDNKLRVE is encoded by the exons ATGTCAGGACATGACCATCATCCTGGTCTGATGGAGATGACAGACGGACACGGATTTGAAGTCTGGGCAAAGATAGAGACTCACTCCGGGTTCCCAGAAGGACCAGATACCAGATCTCCCTCCTTTAGAGAGTTGGATCAGAACGCTATAGAGGAGAAGCTGGTCTCTCCCTACACCGCCCCTTCTCATCCCATTGACCTGACCACCGCCAGTGACCATCACTATGTGGAGAGCTTTGGACAGAAAACACCACTGTCTCATGGTGACGTCCCAGGGTATGTGTTGGCCCGGATGAGGGATGAAGAATGTCCTCCtgctcttcatcctcctcctcagctGATGGAGAAACACACCGCCTCAGCTGTTAAAGTGTGCCTGGAAAGAAGGTTTAACGCCATGGCTCCAGAACCTGTCAAACTGCTGGATTTACATTCTGCTGTTATTAACAA GTTTTTGTCCAAACTTCAGGAGTCAGAGAACGCCCTCAAACATTTTCCACACCCTGAAATGCAGAAGATTGTGACACTTGATACAGTAAATGTTTTGGAGGCTTCTAACTCATGTGGAGAAGATGCTTTCAACCCAATCCAAGGCATTTGTGGTCAG GCTCACAGCTACATGGTTGGACCTAACAAACACCACCAGGGATCATTTTACCCTAATAGTTTGGCTTTTAATCTTTACCAAGAGAGGCCTCATCCACAGATTCACAATAGCAGCAACACAGGAGGAG AGTATGCAGTGACCTCTGCTTCCATCAGGAGAGATTCTAGTACCACACATCTATCCAAACTCATCAGTAGCACAAAGGCTAGCAAAGTGTCTGCAGGAGGGTCTCGGAAGGAGGGCGGCAGAAGAAAACCCATGTCAGACGCCCAGCGCAAAGAGAGACACAACATCACAGAGAGAGAGCGCAG GAGAAAGATTCGACTGTACCACGACCATCTGAACACCCTGGTCCCGTTCTGTAACGCTGACACGGACAAAGTGACCACCCTGCAGTGGACCACAGCCTACCTGGAGTACATCAAGCAGAAATATGGAGACGTCTTTAAAGAG GAATTTACAGCCTTTGCTTCTAAGACCACAGTGTGTCCTGCAGCCACTTATCCTGCTAGCAAGAAGCCAAACAAAGAGGTAGTGGATAACAAACTAAGAGTGGAATAA